Proteins co-encoded in one Neovison vison isolate M4711 chromosome 9, ASM_NN_V1, whole genome shotgun sequence genomic window:
- the LOC122917345 gene encoding SOSS complex subunit C isoform X2 → MQNQSSTNHPGASIALSRPSLNKDFRDHAEQQHIAAQQKAALQHAHAHSSGYFITQDSAFGNLILPVLPRLDPE, encoded by the exons ATGCAAAACCAATCGTCAACTAATCATCCTGGGGCGAG CATCGCACTCTCGAGACCCTCTCTTAATAAGGACTTCCGGGATCACGCCGAGCAGCAGCATATCGCAGCCCAGCAGAAGGCAGCTCTGCAG cacgcacacgcacactcaTCTGGATACTTCATAACTCAAGACTCTGCCTTTGGGAACCTCATTCTTCCTGTCTTACCTCGCCTTGACCCAGAATGA
- the LOC122917345 gene encoding SOSS complex subunit C isoform X1, whose protein sequence is MAANPSGQGFQNKNRVAILAELDKEKRKLLMQNQSSTNHPGASIALSRPSLNKDFRDHAEQQHIAAQQKAALQHAHAHSSGYFITQDSAFGNLILPVLPRLDPE, encoded by the exons ATGGCAGCAAACCCTTCAGGACAAG gttttcaaaacaaaaacagagttgCAATCTTGGCAGAACtggacaaagagaagagaaaattactAATGCAAAACCAATCGTCAACTAATCATCCTGGGGCGAG CATCGCACTCTCGAGACCCTCTCTTAATAAGGACTTCCGGGATCACGCCGAGCAGCAGCATATCGCAGCCCAGCAGAAGGCAGCTCTGCAG cacgcacacgcacactcaTCTGGATACTTCATAACTCAAGACTCTGCCTTTGGGAACCTCATTCTTCCTGTCTTACCTCGCCTTGACCCAGAATGA